The following are encoded together in the Juglans microcarpa x Juglans regia isolate MS1-56 chromosome 2D, Jm3101_v1.0, whole genome shotgun sequence genome:
- the LOC121248895 gene encoding uncharacterized transporter C405.03c-like, producing the protein MGWRYGGGLLLITTVAIVWVTSAEITQGIFTEYKHPFAVTYLGTSLLAAYLPIAYIKDWLLKFLRISSCTSDHDPADDFSGGIESPIYNNCAQTDMDIEQQQPLADEKCVKGLDFQKLEKPTIFYSKYYEHDQDMLIHRRKLSTKEVATLGLFIGPIWFLSEYFMNAALERTSVASTTILFSTSGLFVILIESMMGQASVNVVNLVSVSVSMAGVVMTTYGKTWAENESQSNTSLDRNQSFLGYVFALLSAMTDGLFTVLLKKFAGEEGEKVDLQKLFGYIGLVILVSLWWLVLPLTALGIEPKFMVPDSAKMVEFLVANCFAGSFLSDYFWALGVVWTTPLVAALGASLTIPLAMLEDMVIHGRHYSIIYILGSLQVFLGFVIANLSDWFSPTLGLPLLNSLRNFLIHS; encoded by the exons ATGGGTTGGAGATATGGGGGAGGATTGCTCCTTATCACAACTGTTGCCATTGTGTGGGTCACCTCTGCAGAAATCACTCAG gGTATTTTCACAGAATATAAGCACCCATTTGCAGTAACTTATCTTGGAACCTCTCTGTTGGCAGCTTATCTTCCAATAGCATATATTAAGGATTGGTTACTGAAATTTCTGAGAATTTCCTCTTGCACTAGTGACCATGATCCTGCGGATGACTTCTCAGGGGGGATTGAATCTCCAATATATAATAACTGTGCACAAACTGATATGGACATCGAACAACAGCAACCTTTGGCTGATGAGAAATGTGTCAAAGGCCTGGATTTTCAAAAGCTAGAAAAACCAACCATTTTTTATAGCAAATATTATGAACATGATCAGGACATGCTGATACATCGTAGAAAACTCAGCACAAAGGAAGTCGCTACGCTAGGCTTATTCATTGGTCCAATCTGGTTTCTATCAGAG tATTTTATGAATGCAGCACTTGAACGAACAAGCGTTGCGAGTACAACAATATTATTCTCAACTTCAGGACTTTTCGTTATTCTAATCGAGTCAATGATGGGACAAGCCTCTGTAAATGTAGTAAATTTGGTTTCTGTTTCTGTCAGCATGGCTGGTGTTGTCATGACAACATACGGGAAGACTTGGGCTGAGAATGAATCCCAGTCGAACACATCATT AGACAGAAACCAGTCTTTTCTCGGATACGTTTTTGCTTTGCTCTCAGCCATGACTGATGGACTCTTCACAG TACTCCTTAAAAAGTTTGCCGgggaagaaggagaaaaagtgGATCTGCAAAAGTTATTCGGatatattggattagtcatcctTGTTTCCCTTTGGTGGCTAG TGTTGCCGCTGACTGCATTAGGCATTGAACCCAAGTTCATGGTTCCTGACTCTGCTAAAATGGTTGAATTTCTCGTCGCCAATTGCTTTGCAGGAAGTTTCCTCTCAGATTATTTCTG GGCATTAGGTGTTGTCTGGACCACCCCACTGGTGGCTGCACTGGGAGCCTCGCTTACTATACCACTTGCAATGCTGGAGGACATGGTTATCCATGGCCGACACtattcaattatttatattcttggCTCACTTCAG GTATTCCTGGGATTTGTAATTGCCAACCTTTCTGATTGGTTCTCACCTACGTTGGGATTGCCACTCTTGAATTCCTTGAGAAATTTTTTGATACATTCATAA
- the LOC121248897 gene encoding LOW QUALITY PROTEIN: actin-related protein 2/3 complex subunit 3 (The sequence of the model RefSeq protein was modified relative to this genomic sequence to represent the inferred CDS: inserted 1 base in 1 codon) — protein MVYHSSFVDEEGMTKACGCPLLPLKSHXKGPAPASDQDRTDIVDEAITFFRANVFFRNFDIKSSADKLLIYLTLYINVALKRLEGCRTLAEGTKAIINLGLEKVPVPGEPGFPFPGLFPLPQSQKEAELLRNYLKQIREETSGRLLSVAYRPNGTPNKWWLAFAKRKFMNVIVP, from the exons ATG GTTTATCACTCTAGTTTTGTGGATGAGGAAGGAATGACTAAAGCTTGTGGGTGCCCTCTGCTCCCTCTGAAAAGCC ATAAAGGCCCTGCTCCAGCTTCTGATCAAg ATAGAACCGATATTGTTGATGAAGCCATCACATTCTTTCGCGCGAATGTCTTCTTCCGAAACTTTGATATCAAAAGCTCAGCGGATAAACTCCTCATCTATTTGACATTGTACATTAATGTGGCTTTGAAGAGGCTTGAAGGCTGCAGAACTTTGGCTGAAGGAACCAAGGCCATCATCAACTTGGGTCTGGAAAAGGTTCCTGTCCCTGGAGAGCCTGGTTTTCCTTTTCCAGGCCTTTTCCCCCTTCCTCAGTCTCAGAAGGAAGCAG AGCTGCTGAGGAATTATCTGAAGCAGATCAGGGAGGAAACAAGTGGAAGATTATTGAGTGTTGCATATAGACCCAATGGGACTCCAAATAAATGGTGGCTGGCTTTTGCGAAAAGGAAATTTATGAATGTCATTGTGCCTTGA